Proteins from one Coffea arabica cultivar ET-39 chromosome 8c, Coffea Arabica ET-39 HiFi, whole genome shotgun sequence genomic window:
- the LOC113707109 gene encoding uncharacterized protein, with amino-acid sequence MPRSSRTGELIYDAEVEKVARKRRQETKRRKEGHSFIANESVEDEISMANTQTLRELAAPELTHQPLCITFPTLAENTAFELKSGLIHLLPSFHGLSGEEPHKHVKEFEVVCSSMKPPGVTEEQIRLRAFPFSLKDAAKDWLYYLPTGSITTWAQLKKKFLEKFFPASRAASLKKEICSIKQYPGESLYDYWERFNKLCTRCPQHQISEQLLIQYFYEGLQTSDRSIIDAASGGVLANKTPREAWLLIESMAENSQQFGFRESNPTRRVNEVETTSIQQQLSELTSIVRQLAVRNVPQVKACGICTNMGHPTDSCPLLQENGAEQVNMAGGVPAPRRQYDPYSNTYNPGWRDHPNFSYGNKPHNSFSDRPPGFQQPWQQKSQPSSSNSGSSLEEIVKSLAMTTTQLVTTTTQLQQETRSLVASTTQFQ; translated from the coding sequence atgccccgTTCTTCTCGCACAGGTGAATTGATATACGACGCGGAGGTTGAGAAGGTAGCGCGTAAGCGGAGGCAAGAGACCAAGAGACGAAAAGAAGGGCACTCATTTATTGCAAACGAGTCAGTAGAAGACGAAATAAGCATGGCCAACACccaaacattaagggagttggctgccccGGAACTGACTCACCAGCCCTTGTGCATCACATTCCCTACTTTGGCTGAGAATACGGCTTTCGAACTGAAGTCGGGGTTGATTCACCTCTTACCTTCTTTCCATGGTCTCTCTGGCGAAGAACCCCACAAACACGTCAAGGAGTTCGAGGTGGTTTGCTCTAGTATGAAACCTCCTGGGGTCACTGAAGAGCAAATTAGACTGAGAGCCTTCCCTTTTTCCCTCAAGGATGCAGCGAAGGATTGGTTATACTACCTACCCACAGGTAGTATCACAACATGGGCCCAACTTAAGaagaaatttttagaaaaattcttcCCTGCCTCCCGGGCTGCAAGtctaaaaaaagaaatatgtagTATTAAACAGTATCCCGGGGAGTCCCTATATGATTATTGGGAAAGATTCAATAAGTTGTGCACTAGATGCCCACAGcatcaaattagtgaacaaCTATTGATCCAATACTTTTATGAGGGACTACAGACGTCCGACAGGAGTATCATTGATGCAGCAAGTGGGGGAGTATTAGCAAACAAAACACCAAGGGAAGCATGGCTACTCATTGAGTCGATGGCAGAAAATTCTCAACAGTTTGGCTTCCGTGAGAGTAACCCTACCCGTAGGGTTAATGAGGTGGAGACGACATCTATTCAGCAACAGTTGTCGGAGCTGACATCCATTGTTCGACAATTAGCTGTGAGAAATGTGccccaagtaaaagcctgtgGAATCTGCACAAATATGGGCCACCCTACTGACTCATGTCCTCTGTTGCAAGAGAATGGGGCTGAACAAGTGAACATGGCTGGAGGCGTGCCCGCGCCTCGTAGACAGTACGATCCATACTCCAACACATACAATCCGGGTTGGCGAGACCACCCCAATTTCAGTTATGGTAATAAGCCACATAATTCATTTTCTGATCGTCCACCAGGATTCCAGCAACCGTGGCAACAAAAGTCTCAACCCTCGTCCTCCAATTCAGGAAGCTCTTTGGAGGAAATTGTCAAGAGTTTGGCCATGACTACCACTCAACTCGTCACAACCACCACTCAGCTCCAGCAGGAGACAAGGTCCTTAGTCGCGAGTACTACTCAGTTCCAATAG
- the LOC113706802 gene encoding protein IWS1 homolog 1: MGYENDPYRDEDGEPLMDYDGDVNSDHEQDQQQHHHLLDEDEENDDGWNRRERSPPTPVHDEYKSKPRKRLIKKSSAREPVADFLPRDDDAGDFGVGEEDDVAGLVRDESEDGGGPSSSSGGGGGGKRKRLGKESGGGERKKKEKRREGKGEKKFKVRKAGHSGGGRSRDYEDEEGMWKTVAGENSEDDREGVRTLDDDNFIDDTGVDPADRYGSDREHSPSNVPQAEEGEEDEEIKQLFKKGKKKKKNEKSASEIAYLVESVMAELEVVAEADADLNRQNQPAIIKLKKLPLLTEVLSKKQLQQEFLDHGVLNILKNWLEPLPDGSLPNINIRAAILKILTDLPIDLEQHDRREQLKGSGLGKVVMFLSKSDEETTANRKLAKDLIDKWSRPIFNKSTRFEDMRNFEDERAAFRRPSVKKPMSKGAGMESRDDDLDLAGYSQGSKSGQSSSRQHASRPEAMSMDFVVRPQSKVDPEEVRARAKQIVQDQRRLKMNKKLQQLKAPKKKQLQATKLSVEGRGMVKYL, encoded by the exons ATGGGCTACGAAAACGACCC GTATAGAGATGAAGATGGAGAGCCATTGATGGATTACGACGGTGATGTCAACTCCGATCATGAACAGGACCAGCAGCAGCATCATCATCTCCTCGACGAGGATGAGGAGAACGATGACGGTTGGAACCGCAGGGAGCGGTCGCCGCCTACTCCGGTCCACGATGAGTACAAATCAAAGCCACGAAAGCGGCTGATTAAGAAGTCGTCTGCGAGAGAGCCAGTGGCGGATTTTCTGCCGAGGGACGATGATGCGGGTGATTTTGGGGTTGGAGAGGAGGATGACGTAGCGGGTTTGGTGAGGGATGAGTCGGAGGACGGAGGGGGGCCGTCGTCGTCTTCtggaggtggaggtggtgggAAGAGGAAGAGGTTGGGGAAGGAGAGTGGTGGTggagagaggaagaagaaggagaagaggagGGAAGGGAAAGGGGAGAAGAAGTTTAAGGTGAGAAAAGCAGGGCATTCTGGAGGAGGGAGGTCGAGGGATTATGAAGATGAGGAGGGGATGTGGAAAACGGTTGCTGGAGAGAATTCTGAG GATGACCGAGAAGGTGTTAGGACGCTGGATGATGATAACTTCATAGACGACACTGGTGTGGATCCCGCTGACCGATATGGAAGTGACCGTGAACATTCTCCTAGCAATGTGCCCCAG GCCGAAGAAGGAGAGGAGGATGAGGAAATCAAGCAGCTCTTTAAAAAGggcaagaaaaagaagaaaaatgaaaaaagtgcTTCAGAGATTGCATATCTGGTCGAGAGTGTCATGGCTGAACTTGAAGTTGTTGCTGAAGCTGATGCAGACCTAAATAGACAGAATCAGCCTGCGATAATTAAACTGAAGAAGCTGCCTCTTCTTACAGAGGTGCTTTCAAA GAAGCAGTTGCAACAAGAATTTTTAGATCATGGAGTTTTGAATATATTGAAAAACTGGCTTGAGCCCCTTCCTGATGGAAGCTTACCCAATATTAACATCCGTGCAGCAATTCTGAAGATTCTTACAGAT TTGCCAATTGATTTAGAGCAGCACGATAGAAGAGAGCAATTAAAGGGAAGTGGTCTTGGAAAG GTTGTTATGTTTCTATCAAAATCGGATGAAGAGACTACTGCCAACCGGAAACTTGCAAAGGACTTGATTGATAAATGG AGTCGACCCATATTCAATAAGAGCACAAGGTTTGAAGACATGCGAAACTTTGAAGATGAGAGGGCTGCATTTAGGAGGCCATCTGTTAAAAA GCCAATGAGTAAAGGTGCAGGAATGGAATCCAGAGATGACGATCTTGATTTAGCTGGCTACTCACA GGGATCAAAATCTGGCCAGTCATCTTCTAGACAACATGCCTCTAGACCTGAAGCCATGTCTATGGATTTTGTGGTACGACCCCAATCCAAGGTTGATCCTGAAGAAGTTAGGGCCCGGGCTAAACAAATTGTTCAAGATCAGCGTCGTCTGAAG ATGAATAAGAAGTTGCAGCAGTTGAAAGCTCCGAAGAAAAAGCAGCTGCAAGCTACAAAACTCAGCGTGGAGGGTCGTGGGATGGTTAAATACTTGTAA
- the LOC113706468 gene encoding dirigent protein 23-like, producing MARLVLLAMLITLVAAMASWAQAQDDTTWAKRVDSGKEVVSTLQFYFHDVLSGRNPSAVRIAQASQANSTPNGFGSLMMVDDPLTVGPDPNSRLVGRARGMYGSAGQTDFGLVMVMCYEFLDGTYKDSSFSILSINPALNPVREMTVVGGTGLFRLARGYAIAQTYSLDPTTGDAVVGYNVTLATYI from the coding sequence ATGGCCAGGCTAGTCCTCCTAGCGATGTTGATCACCCTGGTGGCAGCAATGGCTTCATGGGCTCAAGCCCAAGATGACACTACATGGGCCAAGCGGGTTGATTCCGGGAAAGAAGTGGTTTCCACTCTTCAATTCTACTTTCACGACGTGCTCAGCggaagaaaccctagtgcagtAAGGATAGCCCAAGCTTCCCAGGCCAACTCTACGCCCAATGGGTTCGGATCGTTGATGATGGTGGATGATCCATTAACGGTAGGACCGGACCCTAACTCGAGACTTGTGGGGCGGGCAAGGGGAATGTACGGTTCAGCCGGTCAAACCGATTTCGGGCTCGTAATGGTGATGTGCTATGAGTTCCTAGATGGGACATACAAGGACAGCTCATTTAGCATTCTCAGCATCAACCCGGCATTAAATCCGGTTCGAGAAATGACCGTAGTGGGTGGAACCGGTTTGTTCCGGTTGGCTCGGGGATATGCTATTGCCCAAACCTACTCTTTGGATCCCACAACCGGTGATGCAGTCGTGGGCTATAATGTGACCTTAGCCACATATATTTGA